The Streptomyces sp. NBC_01268 genome window below encodes:
- a CDS encoding class I SAM-dependent methyltransferase has product MTTIAPTTSDPRGALSLAWRADPYSVALRAGRGPLFLHRTDGWLLPLDVRRWCAGTDTADESVLARCHGAVLDIGCGPGRLVAALAERGRRALGIDVTPAAVARTVSRGGTALCRSVFDPLPGEHRWDTALLMDGNIGIGGDPAALLERVAGLLAPGGRLLVETASAEVDERCEVRLDDGRGSLGAPFLWARVGTRALGRHAESTGWRTVRSWQATGRHFAELVPVAACGHVTAGAPSSEGAAR; this is encoded by the coding sequence ATGACCACCATCGCCCCCACGACCTCCGACCCGCGCGGAGCGCTGTCCCTGGCGTGGCGGGCCGACCCCTACTCCGTGGCCCTGCGCGCCGGGCGTGGCCCCCTCTTCCTGCACCGGACCGACGGCTGGCTGCTGCCCCTGGACGTCCGACGCTGGTGCGCCGGCACCGACACCGCGGACGAGAGCGTCCTGGCCCGCTGCCACGGGGCCGTCCTCGACATCGGCTGCGGTCCCGGCCGGCTCGTCGCGGCCCTGGCCGAACGCGGCCGGCGCGCCCTGGGCATCGACGTCACCCCGGCCGCGGTGGCACGGACGGTGAGCCGCGGCGGCACGGCCCTGTGCCGCTCGGTGTTCGACCCCCTGCCCGGCGAACACCGCTGGGACACCGCCCTGCTGATGGACGGGAACATCGGCATCGGCGGTGATCCCGCGGCACTCCTGGAGCGCGTCGCGGGCCTCCTGGCCCCCGGCGGACGCCTGCTCGTCGAGACGGCGTCCGCCGAGGTGGACGAGCGCTGCGAGGTACGCCTGGACGATGGCCGAGGCAGCCTCGGAGCCCCCTTCCTCTGGGCTCGCGTCGGCACACGGGCCCTGGGGCGCCACGCCGAGTCGACCGGCTGGCGGACGGTCCGCAGCTGGCAGGCGACCGGCCGGCACTTCGCCGAGCTCGTGCCCGTCGCCGCGTGCGGTCACGTCACTGCCGGAGCACCGAGCTCCGAGGGGGCCGCACGGTGA
- a CDS encoding TIGR04282 family arsenosugar biosynthesis glycosyltransferase, with translation MTSLLVIAKEPVPGRVKTRLTPPFTAREAAALAEAALTDTLAVAAATPADRHVLVLDGAPGPWLPPGFEVVPQSGGCLDERLAHAFAACRGPALLIGMDTPQATPELLAPALDFDTCDAWFGPAADGGFWALGLADPDPDLLLGVPMSVPETGDVQYRRLRAAGLRTGLLPLLRDVDTAADAAEVAALVPNGRFALRHRELTTELTVTR, from the coding sequence GTGACGAGCCTCCTCGTGATCGCCAAGGAGCCCGTCCCTGGGCGTGTCAAGACCCGGCTCACCCCGCCGTTCACCGCCCGCGAGGCGGCGGCCCTGGCCGAGGCCGCCCTCACCGACACCCTGGCCGTGGCGGCGGCCACTCCCGCCGACCGGCACGTCCTGGTCCTGGACGGCGCCCCCGGCCCGTGGCTGCCACCCGGCTTCGAGGTCGTGCCCCAGTCCGGCGGGTGCCTGGACGAGCGGCTCGCGCACGCGTTCGCCGCGTGTCGCGGCCCCGCGCTGCTGATCGGCATGGACACCCCTCAGGCCACCCCGGAGCTCCTGGCGCCCGCCTTGGACTTCGACACCTGCGACGCCTGGTTCGGCCCCGCCGCCGACGGGGGCTTCTGGGCCCTGGGCCTGGCGGACCCGGACCCGGACCTGCTGCTCGGCGTACCCATGTCCGTGCCCGAGACCGGTGACGTGCAGTACCGAAGACTCCGCGCGGCCGGGCTGCGCACGGGGCTCCTCCCTCTGCTCCGGGACGTGGACACCGCGGCCGACGCCGCCGAGGTGGCCGCACTGGTGCCGAACGGGCGGTTCGCCCTACGCCACCGGGAACTCACGACCGAGCTGACGGTGACACGATGA
- a CDS encoding glycosyltransferase family 2 protein, producing the protein MNTGDPVNTVDVVLPCLNEAEALPWVLGRIPAGWRALVVDNGSTDGSAGIARSLGATVVTESRRGFGAACHAGAMVSDAEYVCFSDCDASLDPGLLTGFVRTVAAGQADLVLGRRRPQGRGTWPPHARAGNVALARMLRRRTGLRLHDLGPLRAMRREALLSLELTDRRSGYPLQMVVRAADAGWRVREEDVPYLPRAGKSKVTGTWRGTWHAVRDMRAVLAEAPRTAPALGGAR; encoded by the coding sequence GTGAACACCGGGGACCCCGTGAACACCGTGGACGTCGTCCTTCCCTGCCTGAACGAGGCCGAGGCCCTGCCCTGGGTCCTCGGCCGCATCCCCGCCGGCTGGCGGGCCCTCGTCGTGGACAACGGGTCCACCGACGGGTCCGCCGGCATCGCACGCTCCCTCGGGGCGACCGTCGTGACCGAGTCCCGGCGGGGTTTCGGAGCCGCCTGCCACGCCGGAGCCATGGTCTCGGACGCCGAGTACGTCTGCTTCAGCGACTGCGACGCCTCCCTGGACCCCGGCCTGCTGACCGGCTTCGTCCGTACCGTCGCGGCCGGACAGGCCGACCTCGTGCTGGGACGCCGCCGGCCGCAGGGCAGGGGCACCTGGCCGCCGCACGCCCGGGCCGGGAACGTGGCGCTGGCGCGGATGCTGCGCCGCCGCACAGGGCTGCGGCTGCATGACCTCGGCCCCCTCCGCGCGATGCGCCGGGAGGCGTTGCTGAGCCTGGAGCTGACCGACCGACGCTCCGGCTATCCGCTGCAGATGGTCGTCCGGGCCGCGGACGCGGGCTGGAGGGTACGGGAGGAGGACGTGCCCTACCTGCCGAGAGCGGGGAAGTCCAAGGTCACCGGCACCTGGCGGGGGACCTGGCACGCGGTCCGCGACATGCGGGCCGTGCTCGCAGAGGCTCCCCGCACTGCCCCGGCCCTCGGGGGTGCGCGGTGA
- a CDS encoding response regulator transcription factor, whose translation MSTSSPPPPARVLVVDDDPTVAEVVTGYLRRAGHDVEHAADGPAALGSAARTAPDLVVLDLMLPGIDGLEVCRRLRAERPVPVIMLTARGDEDDRIAGLELGADDYVTKPFSPRELVLRVESVLRRSRTTLPARPGPTVLRAAGILVHPETRRATKEGHDLALTLREFDLLAHFLAHPGRAHGREELMRDVWGWDFGDLSTVTVHVRRLRAKIEDDPASPRLIQTVWGVGYRFAPTGPEATG comes from the coding sequence ATGAGCACGTCCTCGCCCCCGCCGCCCGCCCGGGTCCTCGTCGTCGACGACGACCCGACTGTCGCCGAGGTCGTCACCGGCTATCTGCGCAGGGCCGGTCACGACGTCGAGCACGCCGCCGACGGTCCGGCCGCCCTCGGGAGCGCCGCCAGGACCGCGCCCGACCTGGTGGTCCTCGATCTGATGCTGCCCGGCATCGACGGGCTGGAGGTGTGCCGCCGACTGCGCGCCGAGCGCCCCGTACCGGTGATCATGCTGACGGCGCGGGGGGACGAGGACGACCGGATCGCCGGCCTGGAGCTGGGCGCGGACGACTACGTCACCAAGCCCTTCAGCCCCCGCGAGCTGGTCCTTCGCGTCGAGTCGGTGCTCCGGCGCAGCCGCACGACGCTCCCCGCCCGGCCCGGCCCGACGGTGCTGCGCGCTGCCGGGATCCTCGTGCATCCCGAGACGCGCCGGGCCACCAAGGAGGGCCATGACCTCGCCCTCACGCTGCGGGAGTTCGACCTCCTCGCCCACTTCCTCGCCCACCCCGGCCGGGCTCACGGCCGCGAGGAGCTGATGCGGGACGTGTGGGGCTGGGACTTCGGCGACCTGTCCACCGTCACCGTCCATGTGCGCCGGCTGCGCGCCAAGATCGAGGACGACCCGGCCTCCCCCCGCCTCATCCAGACCGTCTGGGGCGTCGGCTACCGTTTCGCACCGACGGGGCCGGAGGCCACCGGATGA
- a CDS encoding sensor histidine kinase, translated as MKDALLIALFALGGAACAGAVGAVVLRLLRHRSVAVSLTVVAAVTVTAMLAGTLAVAWAMFLSPHDLTVVTLVVAMAAVVSLATALALGRWVVARGRELARAAREFGDGGSFSAPPGRATAELAAVTRELAATSARLAASRERERALEASRRELVAWISHDLRTPLAGLRAMAEALEDGVASEPARYHRRIRTEVERLDSMVGDLFELSRIHAGALELAPSRISLQDLAADALLGADPLARERGVRLRGDGIAHAPVDVDGKEMTRVLANLLVNAIRHTPADGTVAVRVIRHESTAVLSVTDGCGGIPEQDLPKVFDTGWRGNPARTPPAGAGLGLAIVRGIVEAHAGEARVHNVPGGCRFEVTLPLARPHA; from the coding sequence ATGAAGGACGCCCTGCTGATCGCGCTCTTCGCGCTGGGAGGCGCGGCCTGCGCGGGCGCGGTCGGGGCGGTCGTGCTGCGCCTGCTGCGGCACCGGTCCGTCGCCGTCTCCCTGACCGTCGTCGCCGCGGTCACCGTCACCGCCATGCTCGCCGGCACCCTTGCCGTGGCCTGGGCGATGTTCCTGTCCCCGCACGACCTGACCGTCGTCACGCTCGTCGTCGCCATGGCAGCCGTGGTCTCGCTGGCCACCGCGCTCGCGCTCGGCCGATGGGTCGTGGCCCGCGGGCGCGAACTCGCCCGTGCTGCGCGCGAGTTCGGCGATGGGGGCAGTTTCTCCGCACCTCCCGGCAGGGCCACGGCGGAGCTGGCCGCGGTCACTCGCGAACTCGCCGCCACGAGCGCCAGACTCGCCGCCTCGCGGGAACGCGAACGGGCCCTGGAGGCGTCCCGCCGTGAGCTCGTCGCCTGGATCTCCCATGATCTGCGCACCCCGCTCGCCGGGCTCCGGGCCATGGCGGAAGCCCTTGAGGACGGCGTGGCCTCCGAACCCGCCCGCTACCACCGCCGGATCCGCACCGAGGTCGAACGCCTCGACTCCATGGTCGGCGATCTCTTCGAGCTCTCCCGCATCCACGCCGGCGCCCTCGAACTGGCTCCCAGCCGCATCTCCCTGCAGGACCTGGCGGCCGACGCCCTCCTGGGCGCCGACCCGCTGGCCCGCGAGCGCGGCGTACGGCTGCGCGGCGACGGCATCGCCCACGCCCCCGTCGACGTGGACGGCAAGGAGATGACCCGGGTCCTGGCCAACCTCCTCGTCAACGCCATCCGCCACACCCCCGCCGACGGCACCGTCGCCGTGCGCGTCATCCGGCACGAGAGCACCGCCGTCCTCTCCGTCACCGACGGCTGCGGCGGGATCCCCGAGCAGGACCTGCCGAAGGTCTTCGACACCGGCTGGCGCGGAAACCCGGCCCGCACCCCTCCCGCCGGCGCCGGGCTCGGACTCGCGATCGTACGAGGCATCGTCGAGGCCCACGCCGGGGAGGCCCGGGTGCACAACGTTCCCGGCGGCTGCCGCTTCGAGGTGACACTGCCGCTCGCGCGTCCGCACGCGTGA
- a CDS encoding NAD-dependent epimerase/dehydratase family protein produces the protein MRVLVTGGAGFIGSQVVSALAAEGHTPVVFDALLPSVHPHAPDAPDVEFVRGDVRDAETVRGALRGVDAVCHQAAMVGLGKDFADAPDYVACNDLGTAVLLAAMAEAGVRRLVQAGSMVVYGEGCYECGEHGAVRPGARTVADLEGGRFEPWCPRCGAELRPGLVAEDAPTDPRNVYATTKLAQEHLAAAWARSVGGTAVSLRYHNVYGPGMPRDTPYAGVASFFRSALARGEAPRVFEDGAQRRDFVHVSDVAGANATVLAGVGDLPPGGHTAYNVGSGETHTVGEMAAALAAEHGGPGPVVTGEFRLGDVRHITADSSRLRRELGWRPCVGFAEGMAEFARAGQRPSAVVG, from the coding sequence ATGCGAGTACTCGTCACAGGAGGAGCCGGGTTCATCGGCTCACAGGTGGTATCCGCTCTGGCGGCCGAGGGGCACACACCGGTGGTGTTCGACGCGCTGCTGCCGTCCGTCCATCCCCATGCGCCCGACGCTCCGGACGTCGAGTTCGTGCGGGGCGACGTCCGGGACGCGGAGACGGTCCGGGGTGCCCTGCGAGGCGTGGACGCGGTCTGTCACCAGGCCGCGATGGTCGGCCTGGGGAAGGACTTCGCCGACGCGCCCGACTACGTCGCCTGCAACGATCTGGGCACCGCGGTCCTGCTGGCCGCGATGGCCGAGGCCGGTGTGCGCCGGCTCGTACAGGCGGGGTCGATGGTGGTGTACGGCGAGGGGTGCTACGAGTGCGGTGAGCACGGGGCGGTGCGGCCGGGCGCGCGGACGGTGGCGGACCTGGAGGGCGGCCGCTTCGAGCCATGGTGTCCGCGCTGCGGGGCCGAGCTGCGGCCCGGGCTGGTGGCGGAGGACGCCCCGACCGATCCGCGGAACGTCTACGCGACGACGAAGCTGGCGCAGGAGCATCTGGCCGCCGCCTGGGCACGGTCCGTCGGGGGTACGGCCGTCTCGCTGCGCTACCACAACGTGTACGGGCCGGGGATGCCGAGGGACACCCCGTACGCCGGTGTGGCCTCGTTCTTCCGTTCGGCGCTGGCCAGGGGTGAGGCGCCCCGGGTGTTCGAGGACGGCGCGCAACGGCGGGACTTCGTCCATGTGAGCGACGTCGCCGGCGCCAATGCCACCGTCCTGGCGGGCGTCGGGGATCTGCCTCCGGGAGGCCACACGGCGTACAACGTGGGCAGCGGAGAAACCCACACGGTGGGGGAGATGGCCGCGGCGCTCGCCGCCGAGCACGGCGGTCCCGGACCGGTGGTGACGGGGGAGTTCCGTCTGGGCGATGTCCGGCACATCACCGCGGACTCGTCCCGCCTGCGGCGCGAACTGGGCTGGCGTCCCTGCGTGGGGTTCGCCGAGGGCATGGCCGAGTTCGCCCGAGCGGGGCAGCGGCCCTCGGCCGTAGTGGGGTAG
- a CDS encoding cytochrome b/b6 domain-containing protein — protein sequence MPPPSDRLIRFDRAVRRVHRTTACLMLVCLATAACLYLPPLAQMVGNRRAVAAVHLWCGIALPVPFAGGLALRAVRADAVRLSRFGPADRAWLRAVRRRLPERPAGKFNAGQKLYAQWTLGSMLVMLGTGLVMTATGLAPLAWRTGANFVHDWGATAVSAAVLAHVAMALRDPEARTGMRTGTVDPRWAAREHPLWKDGVAESEQSGETSSHGCGSRATRAPFFGPGA from the coding sequence ATGCCGCCACCGTCTGACCGGCTGATCCGCTTCGACCGAGCCGTGCGACGGGTCCACCGGACCACCGCCTGCCTGATGCTGGTCTGCCTGGCCACCGCGGCCTGCCTCTACCTCCCGCCGCTGGCCCAGATGGTGGGCAACCGGCGGGCGGTGGCGGCCGTCCACCTGTGGTGCGGCATCGCCCTTCCGGTTCCGTTCGCAGGCGGGCTCGCCCTCCGGGCGGTCCGGGCCGACGCGGTACGGCTGAGCCGGTTCGGCCCGGCCGACCGGGCGTGGCTGCGCGCCGTGCGCCGCCGGCTGCCCGAACGCCCCGCGGGCAAGTTCAACGCCGGACAGAAGCTCTACGCCCAGTGGACGCTGGGGTCCATGCTCGTGATGCTCGGAACCGGACTGGTCATGACTGCGACAGGGCTCGCTCCGCTCGCGTGGCGGACGGGAGCGAACTTCGTGCACGACTGGGGAGCCACGGCCGTCTCGGCGGCGGTCCTCGCTCACGTCGCCATGGCCCTGCGGGACCCGGAGGCGAGGACGGGCATGCGGACCGGCACGGTGGATCCCCGCTGGGCCGCGCGTGAGCATCCGCTGTGGAAGGACGGCGTGGCGGAGAGCGAGCAGAGCGGGGAGACGTCCTCCCACGGCTGTGGGAGCAGGGCCACGAGAGCTCCGTTCTTCGGGCCGGGAGCATGA
- a CDS encoding molybdopterin-dependent oxidoreductase: protein MDDDHDEIRGAPVGRRVVLGILGLGAVGVLAGPRLQRAQEEVVSRDPTGLTAVLPGSAGFRYYSVTSSVPERGPATYTLRVDGLVERPAEYRLADLHAMPQRRIVHDVQCVTGWRVPRTPFEGVPLAHVLSAAGVRPEARAVRFWCFDGAYTESLTLEQARRDDVLIALRLRDAPISHAHGGPVRLYVAPMYFYKSAKWLSGITVTDTVRPGYWEERGYDTDAWVGRSNGRDDAATV, encoded by the coding sequence ATGGACGACGACCATGACGAGATCCGGGGCGCTCCGGTCGGCCGACGTGTCGTGCTGGGGATCCTCGGCCTTGGGGCGGTGGGAGTCCTGGCGGGACCTCGACTCCAGCGTGCGCAGGAGGAGGTGGTGAGCCGGGACCCGACCGGGCTGACGGCGGTGCTGCCCGGATCCGCCGGCTTCCGGTACTACTCCGTGACCTCGTCGGTCCCGGAACGGGGACCGGCCACGTACACCCTGCGGGTCGACGGACTGGTCGAGCGCCCCGCGGAGTACCGACTGGCCGACCTCCACGCCATGCCGCAGCGCAGGATCGTGCACGACGTGCAGTGCGTGACCGGCTGGCGCGTGCCGCGCACCCCCTTCGAAGGCGTACCGCTCGCCCATGTCCTCTCGGCGGCGGGGGTGCGGCCCGAGGCGCGCGCGGTGCGGTTTTGGTGCTTCGACGGCGCGTATACCGAAAGCCTCACCCTGGAGCAGGCACGGCGGGACGACGTCCTGATCGCCCTGCGGCTCCGCGACGCCCCGATCTCCCATGCCCACGGCGGACCGGTCCGCCTCTACGTCGCACCCATGTACTTCTACAAGTCGGCCAAGTGGCTGTCCGGAATCACCGTGACGGACACGGTCCGTCCCGGGTACTGGGAGGAACGCGGGTACGACACCGACGCCTGGGTCGGGAGGTCGAACGGACGTGACGATGCCGCCACCGTCTGA
- a CDS encoding TetR/AcrR family transcriptional regulator — protein sequence MAGGKQGVRLSPESIVEAAVRIAARAEPDGLTGKTLGVELGVDRSSVWRHFADRDALLLAVGDRLLRMAVERVPDGLPPRDRLTCLAHRVVEVYVAHPYVGAAIACRTLRGPGELAAIEMMLAALQELGLPPDAAARLQKLFANTVLSYAGMLAGYAVLPAHVREADERLWAGTYATVSADEYPALAAHLPYLARQDEDVFDSLLQTFWLAAESVQATSDG from the coding sequence GTGGCCGGCGGAAAGCAAGGGGTACGACTGTCGCCCGAGTCGATCGTGGAGGCCGCCGTGCGGATCGCGGCGCGTGCGGAGCCGGACGGTCTGACCGGCAAGACGCTGGGGGTCGAACTGGGTGTGGACCGTTCCTCGGTGTGGCGGCACTTCGCGGACCGTGACGCGCTGCTGCTCGCGGTCGGCGACCGCCTGTTGCGGATGGCCGTGGAACGGGTGCCCGACGGGCTGCCGCCGCGTGACCGGCTCACCTGCCTGGCCCACCGTGTCGTCGAGGTCTACGTGGCCCACCCGTACGTCGGAGCGGCCATCGCCTGCCGCACCCTGCGGGGACCGGGCGAACTCGCGGCGATCGAGATGATGCTGGCGGCCCTCCAGGAGCTCGGTCTTCCGCCGGACGCCGCGGCTCGCCTCCAGAAGCTGTTCGCCAACACGGTGCTGTCCTACGCCGGCATGCTCGCGGGATACGCGGTCCTTCCCGCGCACGTCCGGGAGGCCGACGAGCGTCTGTGGGCCGGGACCTACGCCACCGTCTCCGCCGACGAGTACCCGGCGCTCGCCGCCCACCTCCCGTATCTGGCCCGGCAGGACGAGGACGTCTTCGACTCGCTCCTGCAGACCTTCTGGCTGGCCGCGGAATCGGTCCAGGCGACGAGCGACGGCTGA
- a CDS encoding serine hydrolase domain-containing protein → MNPSSEHTPRVSTRAPWWPARRTGRAAAGTGIALTLLAGSTYAATTLMDVPAPHDLARLQSTQPSRQGDRFPARTVTTASTTSELPASPQPAPRTVPWKGGSLPFEQFLETTHTNAFVVLQDGKIAHEWYADGVTADTRMSSWSMAKSLVSLLVGQAVQRGELSEEDRLVDLLPELRTGGAYDTVTVRHLLDMSSGIDVDENYKPWWPFTGTARMLLTRDLPAFVRDHRSVTYTPGSQATYRSVDTQMLGLVLSRVEGRPLAEILGERLWGPMGATRTATWNLDRDGGTEKAFCCVNATARDFARVGQLVLDRGRAGGRQVIPEQWIDRLSTPTLHSIDGWGYSAQWWHPTGGNGKDFSAIGVYGQYTYVDPVSRTVIVKLSDHGTQQDEQETIDALRSIAHGDA, encoded by the coding sequence ATGAATCCCTCGAGCGAGCACACGCCCCGTGTCTCCACCCGCGCCCCGTGGTGGCCCGCGCGCCGGACCGGACGGGCGGCGGCCGGCACAGGCATAGCCCTGACCCTGCTGGCCGGTTCGACCTACGCGGCGACCACGCTCATGGACGTCCCCGCGCCCCACGATCTGGCCCGACTGCAGTCCACCCAGCCCTCCCGGCAGGGCGACCGGTTCCCCGCCCGTACGGTCACCACCGCCTCCACCACCTCCGAGCTGCCCGCGTCCCCGCAGCCGGCGCCTCGCACTGTGCCGTGGAAGGGAGGGAGCCTTCCGTTCGAGCAGTTCCTGGAGACAACGCACACCAACGCCTTCGTCGTCCTCCAGGACGGCAAGATCGCCCATGAGTGGTACGCGGACGGGGTGACCGCCGACACCCGCATGTCGTCCTGGTCCATGGCCAAGTCGCTCGTGTCCCTGCTCGTCGGCCAGGCCGTCCAGCGCGGCGAGCTGAGCGAGGAGGACCGACTGGTGGACCTCCTGCCGGAGCTGCGCACCGGAGGCGCCTACGACACCGTCACCGTGCGCCACCTGCTGGACATGTCCTCGGGCATCGACGTGGACGAGAACTACAAGCCCTGGTGGCCCTTCACCGGGACCGCCCGCATGCTCCTCACCCGGGACCTGCCCGCCTTCGTGCGGGACCACCGGAGCGTGACCTACACACCCGGCAGCCAGGCCACCTACCGCAGTGTCGACACCCAGATGCTGGGACTCGTCCTGTCCCGCGTCGAGGGCAGGCCCCTGGCCGAGATCCTCGGTGAACGCCTGTGGGGCCCCATGGGCGCCACCCGTACGGCCACGTGGAACCTCGACCGCGACGGCGGCACCGAGAAGGCCTTCTGCTGCGTCAACGCCACCGCCCGCGACTTCGCGCGAGTCGGCCAGCTGGTGCTCGACAGGGGCAGGGCCGGCGGCCGGCAGGTCATCCCCGAGCAGTGGATCGACCGCCTCTCCACCCCCACACTCCACAGCATCGACGGCTGGGGCTACTCCGCCCAGTGGTGGCACCCCACGGGAGGCAACGGCAAGGACTTCTCCGCCATCGGCGTCTACGGCCAGTACACCTACGTCGACCCCGTCAGCCGCACCGTCATCGTCAAGCTGAGCGACCACGGCACCCAGCAGGACGAGCAGGAGACCATCGACGCCCTGCGCTCCATCGCCCATGGCGATGCCTGA
- a CDS encoding LysR family transcriptional regulator translates to METRELRYFVAVAEELHFGRAAQRLGIAQPPLSRAIQQLERRLGAALLDRTSRTVTLTEAGSVLLAEGRAALDAVDAAERRTRRAALSATGRPGLVLVTKASASRELLAKLLDAYAAEPGAVPVDVILCGPAEQERLLREGRADVALLHRPFDSTAGFHTEELSTEGQVAVLPAGHPLTARPHVSMADITGLPGLPLPRWPDPDGTYPPGPGPQVRDHAQLLQLVALGRACAVSPESCRAQLHGDLAAVPVLDAPTVTTVIAWPPQSRSRAVADLVRTATRL, encoded by the coding sequence ATGGAGACGCGGGAACTGCGATACTTCGTCGCTGTCGCTGAAGAGCTGCATTTCGGGCGCGCCGCGCAGCGGCTCGGGATCGCGCAGCCGCCTTTGTCACGGGCGATCCAGCAGCTCGAACGCCGGCTCGGGGCGGCGCTGCTGGATCGAACCAGCCGCACTGTCACGCTGACCGAGGCGGGCTCGGTGCTGTTGGCCGAGGGCCGGGCGGCCCTCGACGCGGTCGACGCCGCCGAGCGCCGGACCCGCCGCGCTGCCCTTTCCGCGACCGGCCGTCCCGGCCTGGTCCTGGTCACGAAGGCCAGCGCGTCCAGAGAACTGCTGGCGAAACTGCTCGACGCGTACGCCGCCGAACCTGGCGCGGTCCCCGTCGACGTCATCCTGTGCGGCCCGGCCGAGCAGGAACGGCTCCTGCGCGAAGGCCGGGCCGACGTGGCGCTGCTGCACCGGCCGTTCGACTCGACGGCCGGGTTCCACACCGAGGAGCTCAGCACGGAGGGCCAGGTCGCGGTCCTGCCGGCCGGGCATCCGCTCACCGCCCGGCCCCATGTGTCCATGGCCGACATCACCGGCCTGCCGGGCCTGCCGCTGCCACGCTGGCCCGACCCCGACGGCACCTACCCGCCGGGCCCGGGCCCGCAGGTCCGCGACCACGCGCAGCTGTTGCAGCTCGTCGCGCTCGGCCGTGCTTGCGCAGTCTCACCGGAGTCGTGCCGAGCCCAGCTGCACGGTGACCTCGCAGCCGTGCCCGTGCTGGACGCGCCGACAGTCACCACCGTGATCGCCTGGCCGCCGCAGAGCCGGTCCAGAGCCGTCGCCGACCTGGTCCGGACTGCGACCCGTCTCTAG
- a CDS encoding SDR family oxidoreductase translates to MSERTIALVTGANKGIGYEIAAGLGALGWRVGVGARDDQRRKAAVEKLRAGGVEAFGVPLDVTDDASVSAAARLVEEEAGRLDVLVNNAAITGGGPQEPTQVDPATIRTVVETNVIGVIRVTNAMLPLLRRSASPRIVNMSSTVGSLTRQSGAAAEQTTGPVSAAYTPSKTFLNAVTLQYARELSGTNILINVGCPGYVATDLNGFSGVRTPEQGAAIAIKLATLPDDGPTGRFFEDAGVVPW, encoded by the coding sequence ATGAGCGAACGAACGATTGCGCTGGTCACCGGCGCGAACAAGGGAATCGGCTACGAGATCGCCGCGGGTCTGGGCGCCCTCGGCTGGCGCGTCGGCGTCGGCGCCCGCGACGATCAGCGCCGCAAGGCAGCGGTGGAGAAGCTGCGAGCGGGCGGCGTCGAGGCGTTCGGCGTACCGCTGGACGTGACCGACGACGCGAGCGTGAGCGCCGCCGCGCGGTTGGTCGAGGAAGAAGCCGGGCGCCTCGACGTGCTCGTCAACAACGCCGCCATCACCGGCGGCGGGCCGCAGGAGCCCACCCAGGTCGATCCCGCCACCATTCGGACGGTGGTGGAGACCAACGTGATCGGCGTCATCCGCGTCACCAACGCGATGTTGCCGCTGCTGCGCCGCTCCGCCTCACCGCGGATCGTGAACATGTCCAGCACTGTCGGCTCTCTCACCCGGCAGTCAGGAGCCGCCGCCGAGCAGACGACGGGTCCCGTGTCCGCGGCGTACACGCCGTCGAAGACCTTCCTGAACGCCGTCACCCTCCAGTACGCCCGGGAGCTGAGCGGCACGAACATCCTGATCAACGTCGGCTGCCCCGGCTACGTCGCGACCGACCTCAACGGATTCAGCGGCGTGCGCACCCCCGAACAGGGCGCGGCGATCGCCATCAAGCTCGCGACCCTGCCCGACGACGGCCCGACCGGCAGGTTCTTCGAAGACGCCGGGGTAGTGCCGTGGTGA
- a CDS encoding VOC family protein, with protein MSTIKQFQVTFDCAEPARLAAFWCEVLGYVVPTVPEGFATWEEYHDSLPPEDEVYFACTDPSGVAPRVLFQRVPEGKVVKNRVHLDVRVGTGLVGDERLATLEAECARLMALGAKHVLTQRADGVNESCITMQDIEGNEFCLA; from the coding sequence ATGTCAACGATCAAGCAGTTCCAAGTGACCTTCGACTGTGCGGAACCCGCGCGCCTCGCCGCCTTCTGGTGCGAGGTGCTGGGGTACGTCGTACCGACCGTCCCGGAGGGCTTCGCCACGTGGGAGGAGTACCACGACTCGCTGCCGCCTGAGGATGAGGTCTACTTCGCGTGCACTGATCCCTCGGGTGTGGCGCCGCGCGTGCTCTTCCAGCGAGTCCCCGAAGGCAAGGTCGTCAAGAACCGGGTGCATCTTGACGTGCGGGTCGGCACCGGACTCGTGGGTGACGAGCGCCTGGCCACACTCGAGGCCGAATGCGCACGGCTGATGGCGCTCGGCGCGAAGCACGTGCTGACGCAGCGCGCCGATGGCGTCAACGAGTCCTGCATCACGATGCAGGACATCGAGGGCAACGAGTTCTGCCTCGCCTGA